GACATATATATCGGTCGTTTGATGTGCACAGAAGACAGGAACAAGTAATCGATTACAACTTCATCATTTTGGGGGGGGGGTAAGATAAACATCAACGTAAGTACTCGTGCGCAGGGATTATTATCATTTGTCTGTTATTTATCGTCgccatcatcgtcgtcgattctaGGTTGATTAAGAATTGTTGAACCTGTCAAAAGcggagagaagaaagcgtcAATAAGCGGTACATTTGATCGCGTGAAATGAATTGTTCTAGTTCACCTTGACAGTGGAAACGCGAACGGCTGATCCCGTCTGGGCTAAGGACCAAGCTGACTTCCTCCGGTCGATCCGGAGCAAGCGGATACACAACAGCAAATGTGAAATCGACTGAAAAGCGCTCACACCGCGTGCTGACAGTATCAATGAGATTGATGCAGTAGGCTCCCCTTGGCGGTTGTCGAGACAGCACCCGTAGCTGTTCGAACTCTTCAGTGTCACTTCCTATTGGGTCAACCCTACCTCCCGGGAGGCATACAGCGTGGGCTACAAGTTGGTATCGTAGACCGTCGTCATTACTGGGCGCCGACAAGAAGAATCGCATGTAGGACGCTTCACTTCGTTCATCTAGTCGTGGGTGTATGAAAGGGCCGACAGCGAACGTGGCGCGGCGAAGATCGAAGCGTGCTTGAATGACGAGCACTAGGACATCGGACACCGTCACGGCTTGCCGTTTTTCCCGCTGTTGTGGAAcctcgttgtcgtcgtcgtcgtcgtcgtcgacagcgcgagtttcttcgtcttcttcttcttccaagaaaaacgagcaaTTGTAAACGTCCGGTAAGCCGATTTGAGGTAGAATCTGCCTCGGTCCTCCTCCGGTTTCCACAGCCCAGTTAAGGTCGTTTTTTTGAGAGTTCCGATAGGTGCAGTTGTCTCTAATCCCATTTTTGCTTACAAACGTGCACGATTCCTTGTCTAGCGGGAACGCGACTAGAAGGAAACagctagagagagaaatagagaaaaCACTTGCATATACCTAAGTCACACGATGGTTCCGGCTGCTCCCAGACGGTGTTATTCGGGCACGTTCGCGTTAGGGACCCGTTGAGAGCGAACCCTTTCGGACAATTGATTTTGTATAATGCTGTCCAGTCGTCAGTCCGCGAATCGACTTGGAGTGACACGCTTCCGTATAACGGAACAGTCGGTACCGGATTCGGACAAACTGATACATTGAAGTCAGCCGTGTAAACTAACAATGACGTGCATGCTTACTGTACCTCGTCGACAGACTGGCCTTTGAGTGGGATAAAACCGTTTTATGTTCTGTTGAAAAGAACAGGAACGTATCGAATAGCCCACTAGTGCAAAGCCATCGTTGCACGAGTAATGGAGTAGAGTAGCAAAAAATTTTCCGTTGACGAGACGACTTTGCTTTTTGGTCACGTATCCGTTAGGGAGTGCGTCCGTACAAACATCTAAAGTCAGAGCTGTATTGCAATATGGACTTTTCGACCTTTCTAGGACAATTAGCTCAGGGAGATGCACGCCGGGAGTCTCTGCGGTCAGAGCCTATTGTTTTACGACTACGGATATAGAGTGCCTTATTCTTATATCCGCAGGCACTGCATGGGCCCCGAAGGCGCAACTCTAGAGTGAATTTACCTAGTCGACGAACAGATGCTAAGTGTCGTTTTCATAACTGAAAACCTTCAACGACGATCGCGGCCAATGCCCATGCACGTATACGTTGGCGACGTATGCAGCCTCTCTCGCTAGTCTCTCTTTTCCCCGCACGCGCGCCCATTCGACTTACTTTGAATAAGACAACTGGAGGGAATAGTCGTGTCTATTCGGCAAACTGGTGGTGATTCGGTGTTTTGTGTACAGATCTTGAGCTTCACAGGTCGTCCCTCTTTGGCAACGCTGATCACAGGCAAGTCAGGATAGACTCTTTTGCAGAACTCGAGAGCGCTTGTGCGAGGACCAGCGCAAGTAGGGCTCCTCTTGTCGGACACCCACCGTCCGGTGGCGGGATCTGCGTACCAGTTGACTCGTCTTGAACACGAGAAAATAACTCGAGGTTGTGGCTGAAGGCAATCCGCGATTCCCTAAATGCAATCACGGTAACTGAACAATAGAACGTGACGACCCATTTTCCTTACCACTGCGGCTACTAGAATCAAGAGATACGACTGTCTCACCGACGCTTTCATTGCTGTAGTACTGGGGGTCGACTGAAGATGTGACTGACAAGAGCTGCTCTTTTAGTTTCGACGGAGGGGGAAGGGGTGGACGAGCTTCCGTCCTGTGCACGTCAATTGGGGCTTTTTCTAACGGAAACCATACGGCACTAAGTAAGGTAATAATGAAGGCGTCCACTGTGATGGCAGCCACCGCCTAGTTAAAAACAACACGCGAGAGTGCATTTCTCACGCGAAAGGGAAGCGTTGGTAATCGAGAATGCTAATCACGTTGACACAGCAGTCTGAAATAGTTTGCGGACGAATGAGTACTTGCCTGCCTCTTGGTCTTAATTGTTTCAAGGCACTACCAACATCTTGAAGTGCACTGGTGGAGAAGAGGTACAAACGTTTATCTTGGGCAGCACCCCCGATTTGATGCGTTTACTTTATTTAGTACTCCCCTCATTGTTGCTATAAAAGATTTGTCATTCAGCTGCTTCCAAAATTGGCTGGTAAGTATCATCTTGAATAATTTAAATCTCTACCGCACACCAAACTTAGGCAATATACTGTAACGACTTGCATTGAAGCCACGTGGCTGTCTAAATTAGCGTAGCACAGCCGGGCTATAGGAGGGGCGTTTTTGTAGGCTTCAGTTTATGCAACGCCCTGTCGCTCGGGCTGTCACGTCATGGTCACGCCAGGGGCGCTCGATCGCAACGGGAAATTATGGGCGAGCGaagtgagtgagtgagtgagtgagagTGAGTGAGATAGCTTGAAACACACACTAAATCGTTTTACGTCATACTTTAGTCGTGAAATTAGGCGCTGGCAcgctttcaaaaag
The Oscarella lobularis chromosome 3, ooOscLobu1.1, whole genome shotgun sequence DNA segment above includes these coding regions:
- the LOC136184383 gene encoding uncharacterized protein; protein product: MKASVRQSYLLILVAAVGIADCLQPQPRVIFSCSRRVNWYADPATGRWVSDKRSPTCAGPRTSALEFCKRVYPDLPVISVAKEGRPVKLKICTQNTESPPVCRIDTTIPSSCLIQNVCTDALPNGYVTKKQSRLVNGKFFATLLHYSCNDGFALVGYSIRSCSFQQNIKRFYPTQRPVCRRVCPNPVPTVPLYGSVSLQVDSRTDDWTALYKINCPKGFALNGSLTRTCPNNTVWEQPEPSCDLVAFPLDKESCTFVSKNGIRDNCTYRNSQKNDLNWAVETGGGPRQILPQIGLPDVYNCSFFLEEEEDEETRAVDDDDDDDNEVPQQREKRQAVTVSDVLVLVIQARFDLRRATFAVGPFIHPRLDERSEASYMRFFLSAPSNDDGLRYQLVAHAVCLPGGRVDPIGSDTEEFEQLRVLSRQPPRGAYCINLIDTVSTRCERFSVDFTFAVVYPLAPDRPEEVSLVLSPDGISRSRFHCQGSTILNQPRIDDDDGDDK